One part of the Magallana gigas chromosome 5, xbMagGiga1.1, whole genome shotgun sequence genome encodes these proteins:
- the LOC105330516 gene encoding RCC1-like G exchanging factor-like protein, whose amino-acid sequence MIRNTIAKEFLMCGICGTKFLRYCTAGDITSSKRFSQWVRCSEKQNTTHLPDQDFSKWIKQLVKPSLSQISKRGYSQKASRSDKSKMRKELNELDNMPKAERVYVWGCAATGALGISSYVRHQEKKQKYLAQMSRPARLRFLLEHNLVAKSVDCGYGFTALILKGRDRKSKLYGCGINTDSQLGFHKSSEKPDMVLDYITEPVLIPLPLEDPDSSEVIDVSCGRAHTVVLTTEGVFSLGHNAYGQCGRGIVEGEIHRGSQIINKVLDLPNDVIKVVCGQDHTFYLTSGGQVYSCGLGADGQTGLQHYHCEWKPSLVRGDIEGEKIVQISSKGDCVLAVSERGDLFGWGNSEYGQLSAITDQTQVSVPRNLPLPHSISKAAAAGSKCAVLTDKNDVLVWGFGALGVGPNVTTSSTPQTIPPTLFGRNEMAPDKLVKDITCGINHFAARTNDFEMYVWGKNQKGCLGIYVAQQLDQSYPFRVSVPAEVMRISCGVDHTVAMCRAFS is encoded by the exons atgATCAGGAATACAATTGCAAAGGAATTTCTCATGTGTGGCATATGTGGAACCAAGTTCCTTAGATATTGCACAGCAGGTGATATTACATCAAGCAAAAGATTCTCTCAATGGGTCAGATGTTCAGAGAAACAGAACACCACCCATCTACCAGACCAAGATTTCTCAAAATGGATAAAACAGTTGGTGAAACCCAGCCTATCGCAGATATCAAAGAGAGGCTACTCACAAAAGGCCTCAAGGTCGGACAAAAGCAAGATGAGGAAAGAACTGAATGAGTTGGATAACATGCCCAAGGCTGAGAGGGTGTACGTGTGGGGCTGTGCAGCTACGGGGGCACTAG GTATTAGTTCCTATGTCAGGCACCAAGAGAAGAAACAAAAGTACCTGGCCCAGATGAGCAGACCTGCAAGACTGAGATTTTTATTGGAACACAATTTGGTG GCCAAATCTGTTGACTGTGGATATGGTTTTACAGCTCTGATTCTAAAGGGAAGGGATAGGAAGAGTAAACTTTACGGCTGTGGAATCAACACCGACTCCCAGCTTGGGTTCCACAAAAGTTCAGAAAAACCAG ATATGGTGCTGGATTACATCACGGAGCCTGTGCTGATTCCTCTCCCGCTGGAGGATCCTGACTCCTCGGAAGTTATAGACGTGTCCTGTGGGCGAGCTCACACAGTGGTTCTTACCACTGAGGGGG ttttcAGCTTGGGTCACAATGCTTATGGCCAGTGTGGAAGGGGAATAGTGGAGGGGGAGATTCACAG AGGAAGTCAAATCATTAACAAAGTACTGGATTTGCCCAATGATGTCATTAAG GTTGTTTGTGGACAAGATCACACCTTTTACCTGACCAGTGGGGGACAGGTGTACAGTTGTGGACTAGGAGCTGACGGTCAGACAG GTCTACAACATTATCATTGTGAGTGGAAGCCATCATTAGTGCGGGGGGACATCGAGGGAGAGAAAATCGTCCAGATATCCAGTAAGGGGGACTGCGTGCTGGCGGTGTCTGAGCGAGGGGATCTGTTTGGATGGGGAAACTCAGAGTACGGGCAGCTGTCCGCGATCACAGACCAAACACAAGTGTCAGTACCCAGGAATCTCCCACTGCCACATTCTATCAGCAAGGCAGCAGCTGCAGGTTCAAAGTGTGCCGTCTTAACAG ATAAGAATGATGTCCTAGTGTGGGGTTTTGGAGCTCTAGGGGTAGGTCCTAACGTGACGACCTCTTCAACCCCTCAGACCATCCCTCCCACTCTGTTTGGACGAAATGAAATGGCACCAGATAAGCTGGTCAAAGACATAACCTGTGGAATTAATCACTTTGCTGCAAGAACAA atgaCTTTGAAATGTATGTTTGGGGTAAAAACCAGAAAGGTTGCCTTGGTATTTATGTAGCACAGCAGTTGGACCAATCCTATCCATTCAGG GTCTCTGTTCCGGCTGAAGTGATGCGGATATCCTGTGGGGTGGATCATACAGTGGCCATGTGTAGAGCATTTTCCTGA
- the LOC105330517 gene encoding uncharacterized protein, protein MEDNIYSLRENKNRSRPKTQRPKEWTDHDYALQNSNESSKSESSEKKNLWQKLKSLLGAKRQVQQPTEHTPVVDGKPNSDPSDHWDTILSYRGHRTSTNQPQPMSDVATPTRKARDENSIPKSQSQWQRAFKKISENKKAETKGSPVLAIGDMDSDNNGNRPILGGSRMEFWGAEGFRFSPPSASVISEQSTEELWTMSS, encoded by the coding sequence tttgagaGAGAACAAAAATCGAAGTCGACCAAAAACACAGCGCCCTAAAGAATGGACGGACCATGACTACGCATTACAAAACTCGAACGAGTCGTCTAAAAGTGAGAGTTCCGAAAAAAAGAATTTGTGGCAAAAACTAAAGAGCCTTCTCGGGGCTAAACGACAGGTGCAGCAGCCCACGGAACATACACCTGTTGTTGACGGAAAACCAAACTCGGACCCATCCGATCACTGGGATACGATCTTGAGCTACCGAGGACACCGAACCTCAACAAACCAGCCACAGCCTATGTCAGACGTAGCCACACCCACTCGAAAAGCTCGAGACGAAAACTCGATTCCGAAGTCTCAGTCTCAGTGGCAGCGAGCTTTTAAGAAGATCTCCGAGAATAAAAAGGCGGAAACCAAAGGCTCACCAGTATTAGCAATAGGGGATATGGACTCAGACAACAACGGCAATAGACCTATACTGGGCGGATCTCGGATGGAGTTTTGGGGAGCGGAAGGATTTCGTTTTTCTCCTCCCTCTGCCTCTGTTATTTCTGAACAGAGTACAGAAGAGCTATGGACTATGTCAtcgtag